One genomic window of Anaerohalosphaeraceae bacterium includes the following:
- a CDS encoding cupin domain-containing protein, with translation MIIKNIESVPAEPVQMEGAKDVKVRVVFGPKEQAPTFAMRVFELEPGGHTPYHRHNFEHEVLVLSGEVAVVREDGAVPLKIHDALLVAANEVHQFRNLSSSMPARFLCLVPIAYQK, from the coding sequence ATGATTATCAAGAATATCGAGAGTGTGCCGGCAGAACCCGTTCAGATGGAAGGGGCGAAGGATGTCAAGGTGCGAGTGGTTTTCGGCCCGAAGGAGCAGGCCCCGACGTTTGCCATGCGGGTGTTTGAACTGGAGCCCGGCGGGCATACTCCTTATCACCGGCATAATTTTGAACATGAGGTTTTGGTGCTGAGTGGGGAAGTGGCCGTTGTTCGAGAAGATGGCGCAGTGCCCTTAAAGATTCACGATGCCTTGCTGGTGGCGGCCAATGAGGTGCATCAGTTTCGGAATCTGTCCTCTTCGATGCCTGCTCGGTTTTTGTGCCTGGTGCCGATAGCGTATCAAAAATAA
- a CDS encoding tetratricopeptide repeat protein gives MRMSANTSRWVSLLSFLLLSAPLWASFQSDQPLSRKLRGIARLYMAYGEYNKAEGYLLRALQSSRSDKASESETAVCMVDLATLYSYQDRLAESEELFWRGLAAQQKALGPDHPYVAHTLRNLTAVYIRRHQLDRAAETLEWAFEIILKHHTPDNRIVTPFYIDQAVLLTRMGVWDEAEAIFLDMLERVCADFGQNHLYTAQVRKGLAELYLETGQYSLAAEQMEQVLTIQQSIYGQTHRMLLDSYLLGAKICRLQGDLQQMQAYFDKALSAVLPSGDIIATARLYEQMNHIRSADFIAAAVKNDTPAESAG, from the coding sequence ATGAGAATGTCTGCCAATACATCCCGTTGGGTCAGTCTTTTGAGTTTTCTGCTCTTGTCCGCACCTCTATGGGCCTCTTTTCAATCAGACCAGCCCCTTTCTCGAAAACTCCGCGGCATCGCCCGCCTGTATATGGCCTACGGGGAGTATAATAAGGCCGAAGGGTATCTGCTGCGTGCCCTCCAGTCCAGCCGGTCCGATAAAGCCTCCGAGAGCGAAACAGCCGTTTGTATGGTTGATTTGGCGACGCTTTATTCGTATCAGGACCGATTAGCCGAATCTGAAGAGCTTTTTTGGAGGGGCTTGGCTGCTCAGCAGAAGGCCCTCGGGCCCGACCATCCTTACGTGGCCCATACCCTTCGGAACCTCACGGCCGTCTATATTCGCCGGCATCAGCTGGACCGAGCGGCGGAAACCCTCGAATGGGCCTTTGAGATTATTCTGAAACATCACACACCCGACAACCGAATCGTGACCCCTTTTTATATCGATCAGGCCGTTCTCCTGACCCGAATGGGGGTTTGGGATGAGGCGGAAGCAATCTTCCTCGATATGCTCGAAAGAGTCTGCGCTGATTTCGGCCAAAACCATCTTTATACTGCCCAGGTGCGGAAAGGACTGGCGGAACTTTATTTGGAAACCGGGCAATACAGCCTGGCCGCCGAACAGATGGAACAGGTTTTGACGATTCAGCAGAGTATTTACGGACAAACGCATCGCATGCTGCTGGATTCCTATCTGCTCGGGGCAAAAATCTGCCGGCTTCAGGGGGATTTGCAGCAAATGCAGGCCTATTTTGACAAAGCCCTGTCCGCGGTGCTCCCTTCCGGGGACATCATTGCAACAGCCCGTCTTTACGAACAAATGAATCATATTCGCTCTGCGGACTTTATCGCCGCCGCCGTCAAAAACGATACTCCCGCTGAATCCGCCGGATAA
- a CDS encoding zinc-dependent alcohol dehydrogenase family protein, with protein MKAAALTEIAPVEQKPVRLLEMPDPQPAEDELLLEVSVCGVCHTELDEIEGRLPVSGLPRILGHQVVGRVIAKGPRVGNFQIGDRVGVTWLWKSCRTCSFCTRGLENLCEKALWTGLDADGGYTERMTVPAAFAHPLPPSLDDLHTAPLLCAGVIGYRALRLCQIEDGQIIGLFGFGASAHLTIQVLRALYPRCRVFAFSRDREHQQQALRLGADWAGHTEDNPPQKMDKVIDFTPIGQAIPLILRNLQKGGKLVINAIRKINPIPPMDYAELLWSERTIQSTANVTYADGSEFLRIAAQIGLKAEVTAFPLEQANEALLAVKHSRITGAAALVLKE; from the coding sequence ATGAAAGCCGCCGCCCTCACTGAAATCGCCCCCGTTGAGCAGAAGCCTGTTCGTCTGCTCGAAATGCCCGACCCGCAGCCCGCGGAGGACGAACTGCTCCTGGAGGTGAGTGTCTGTGGCGTCTGCCATACCGAACTGGATGAAATCGAAGGCCGCCTGCCGGTATCTGGGCTTCCCCGCATTCTCGGCCATCAGGTGGTCGGCCGAGTCATCGCGAAAGGCCCCCGCGTCGGCAACTTTCAAATCGGCGACCGCGTCGGCGTCACCTGGCTGTGGAAATCCTGCCGCACCTGCTCCTTCTGCACCCGCGGACTGGAAAATCTCTGCGAAAAAGCCCTCTGGACCGGTCTGGATGCCGACGGCGGATACACCGAACGGATGACTGTCCCGGCTGCCTTTGCCCATCCGCTGCCGCCCTCGCTGGATGACCTGCACACAGCCCCGCTTTTGTGCGCCGGCGTCATCGGCTATCGCGCCCTGCGGCTCTGTCAAATCGAAGATGGCCAAATCATCGGCCTCTTCGGCTTCGGGGCCTCCGCCCACCTGACCATCCAGGTCCTGCGGGCCCTGTATCCCCGCTGCCGGGTCTTCGCCTTCAGCCGCGACCGGGAGCATCAGCAGCAGGCCCTCCGCCTGGGCGCCGACTGGGCGGGCCATACTGAAGACAATCCCCCGCAAAAAATGGACAAAGTCATCGATTTTACGCCGATCGGCCAGGCCATCCCCCTGATTTTGCGAAACCTCCAAAAAGGCGGCAAGCTCGTCATCAACGCCATCCGCAAAATCAACCCCATCCCCCCGATGGACTATGCCGAGCTGCTCTGGTCCGAGCGCACCATCCAAAGCACCGCCAACGTCACCTATGCCGACGGCAGCGAATTCCTCCGCATCGCCGCCCAAATCGGCCTCAAGGCCGAAGTCACCGCCTTCCCCCTCGAGCAGGCCAATGAAGCCCTCCTGGCCGTCAAACACAGCCGCATCACCGGCGCCGCCGCATTGGTTTTGAAAGAGTAA
- a CDS encoding YqaA family protein: MEQTQSASANPPSLPWWHWHRRLYNWVIHFAETPHGEKALFLLSLAESSFFPIPPDVLLAPLTLGAPRKWFRFALSCSIASVVGGILGYAIGMFLWSGIGNWVMTHLAPLGFTEANFAAFQRWYDRYDFWIVFTCGFTPLPYKVCTITAGIAQINFAGFVVASLISRSARFFLIAGLFGWKGQAIRPFIEKYFNWLSLAFIVLLAGGFAALKLLR, from the coding sequence TTGGAACAAACACAATCTGCATCAGCAAATCCGCCGTCTTTGCCCTGGTGGCACTGGCACCGCCGGCTTTATAACTGGGTGATTCACTTTGCCGAAACCCCGCACGGTGAGAAGGCCCTTTTTCTGCTGAGCCTGGCCGAATCAAGTTTTTTCCCGATTCCGCCGGATGTGCTTTTGGCCCCGCTGACCCTCGGAGCCCCCCGCAAATGGTTTCGATTTGCTCTGTCCTGCTCGATTGCCTCCGTCGTCGGCGGCATCCTCGGCTACGCCATCGGGATGTTTCTCTGGTCGGGCATCGGAAACTGGGTGATGACCCATTTGGCCCCGCTGGGATTTACGGAAGCCAACTTTGCCGCGTTTCAGAGATGGTATGACCGGTATGATTTCTGGATTGTCTTTACCTGCGGTTTTACCCCGCTGCCCTATAAGGTGTGCACGATTACGGCGGGTATTGCACAAATCAATTTTGCGGGGTTTGTGGTTGCCTCGCTGATAAGCCGTTCGGCCCGCTTTTTCCTGATTGCCGGGCTGTTCGGCTGGAAAGGTCAGGCTATCCGTCCCTTCATTGAAAAATATTTCAACTGGCTGTCTTTGGCCTTTATTGTCCTGCTGGCCGGCGGTTTTGCCGCTCTCAAACTCCTCCGCTGA
- a CDS encoding filamentous hemagglutinin N-terminal domain-containing protein: MKTFAQSLSALTVRQATSLLLIVCTLHLNIAQVRAMSGAEPQTGNVSVGPIAAEGVTTVTVNAGAGPAKAVINWQDLNISDKQTLQFVRDGGAFVVLNRDLQSSATRIDGTILGNQGHIIIVNQNGVVFGPTASVQAAKFTAGAMTISDQDFLTQDTLKFIVTDGAVKNLGTITAEQVALIGREVINRGIIQTPAGGFVLLASADEVYLAESQSSPVRVRLASAPESSALVVNEENGKIESPAGTIILAAGDLYVQALDDLKGLGASVQTETGRVGQFGTVSADAQEGNGGRVALTAGEAVILGSESVTSANAAQNGDGGQVIVFSPQTALFSQGAQIQAKGGSESGSGGFAELSGKAYTETAGDVDLTAANGRKGTFLLDPRNIKVVASGTEEGIFYNSSDIWKPLDSDSGDNQYSRLPIEKLEQYLSYSSVILETDYSSRCESQTGWVWFDAGRDVQNSADTSLTVNAKNWIKLDSGIRFTGSGDITLNADTDITVNSAVQTGGTLNLNADRHITVNAPLTAGGNMNLIADNNHDVNGDLKTSAAAPLTASGHIDLKGNDIDLGAAVTAGGNLTITGRDCLNPEPVWGNIHARSTLTAGGNIEISVTGEEELYQWVPTGYYSGYYITTIRYNPGTITLDGDVTAGGNIALYNDTYATNVTGNGVTLQAGGDILLKNDGIPSSEKDNCTLLQGEHYLALIAGGQIQAENTLIQVTGSTLKLQQTPDLNLKNFTFGNQNNTDLIANSTGGSVIIVDAANGGKNQNAADQWKSIESTAQQNITLQGSGDIRTKTLRAYEGSIQVTSSNGDILGSETIAADRGNITLQAKDDIILAKDVTAGGNIKMSASDYTIYLGGNTTAAGYVWLTANTRLNGTGDQKIQAGTWMRADGSVRKTTAGDLNLAGGSGIYLADDVSTVWGDLIFENPVIAFGLGHQTFDADGSGKKLTAKGSIQKTRAGDLTLDGGWNAGYEIELGGDVTVSSGSLYLGENGTFHDKTLAAAGSRLQAAKGDIRAANTLTGLGDLTLQAGDDILVYGDLNAAGHLAMQSGMVAGQASEMTVYGNVTAAGMNLRAGNGALDGYLLDTITIHGDTQALRGSIDMISDDHIRLDGQVFAAGHIGLYANADKSKGGQIGDVRVGGDLTAGRHIQIDAAENTIYLGGSAYAIDYIHLMANTKLNGFGDQVLHAGRYIQADGYVRKCTAGDLWLWGLGFNELFRSIDLRHQNSGPALSTHQGNLWVLGKHDIQIAGDITTFGPDGSGWTPTAGCFYGVWPTGGVLLYSMTGRIYSGTSEGLNVNITGSSDHKAGLGVVNPLYYFKNGSQVEQFDRLAIAVISEENLVLGPSGSLNAFGRYYSDVDDRDTLFLLDSPAEIGGYDRNPGVPFDAAVYLASTAGNVQMDMKTRIRSCEDAPVLPVALADESPDGMVPVEETVQLVSKGAMVIDAYDSVLPFGTDFRISLAGNGITSDVGDRLEVVSRITEWRADAYGRLPYADPAEGEGPFPAGYNYVLRGAGLENPEITDGRAWVFDEPETPVPAGEVAPLYRPEEPRLGGCPVEMDAAAAELGIHSDQLQVAIANSLALNPTLNPCSACAQLIGAANILKDSERMAAVAAVFEQIAPADMPFTPEMGAVIASAFAQQAQTDTRYASAMEFVDAFVRYVTILDRQLQAPIGDPVAFALNRYGSSLMSRNSNIAAYLLMQIQQ, translated from the coding sequence ATGAAAACTTTTGCTCAGTCTCTTTCGGCTCTCACGGTGCGTCAGGCCACTTCTCTTCTGCTGATTGTCTGCACGCTTCATCTGAACATCGCTCAGGTCCGGGCGATGAGCGGAGCGGAGCCGCAGACCGGCAATGTCTCTGTCGGTCCCATCGCCGCCGAGGGCGTAACCACCGTAACGGTCAATGCCGGTGCCGGTCCCGCCAAGGCCGTCATCAACTGGCAGGACCTGAACATCAGCGACAAGCAGACCCTGCAGTTTGTCCGGGACGGCGGAGCATTTGTCGTCCTCAACCGGGATTTGCAGTCGTCGGCCACCCGTATCGACGGCACCATTCTGGGCAATCAGGGACATATCATCATCGTTAATCAGAACGGCGTCGTCTTCGGCCCGACCGCTTCGGTTCAGGCCGCCAAGTTCACCGCCGGTGCGATGACCATCAGCGACCAGGACTTCCTGACTCAGGACACGCTGAAGTTTATCGTCACCGACGGAGCCGTCAAAAACCTCGGCACCATTACCGCCGAGCAGGTGGCCCTGATTGGACGGGAAGTCATCAACCGCGGAATCATCCAGACCCCGGCCGGCGGCTTTGTCCTGCTGGCCTCGGCGGATGAGGTCTATCTGGCCGAGAGTCAATCCAGCCCCGTGCGGGTCCGGCTGGCTTCCGCTCCGGAATCCTCCGCCCTTGTCGTCAATGAAGAGAACGGGAAAATCGAATCTCCGGCCGGCACCATTATTCTGGCCGCCGGCGACCTGTACGTACAGGCCCTTGATGACCTCAAAGGTCTGGGGGCCTCTGTGCAGACTGAAACAGGCCGCGTCGGCCAATTCGGCACGGTCTCGGCGGATGCTCAAGAAGGAAACGGAGGCCGGGTCGCCCTGACGGCGGGGGAAGCGGTCATTCTCGGTTCGGAGAGTGTTACCTCCGCTAACGCCGCCCAAAACGGCGACGGCGGACAGGTGATTGTCTTTTCACCGCAGACCGCTCTGTTCAGCCAGGGTGCTCAAATCCAGGCCAAAGGCGGTTCGGAATCCGGCAGCGGCGGTTTTGCCGAACTGTCCGGCAAAGCTTATACCGAAACGGCCGGCGATGTGGATTTGACGGCCGCCAACGGCCGCAAAGGAACCTTCCTCCTGGACCCCCGAAACATTAAAGTCGTCGCCTCCGGAACCGAAGAAGGCATCTTCTATAATTCCTCCGACATCTGGAAACCGCTGGACAGCGATTCCGGCGACAACCAGTATTCGCGCCTGCCGATTGAAAAACTCGAGCAGTATCTGTCCTACAGCTCGGTCATTCTTGAAACCGATTATTCGAGCCGCTGCGAATCCCAGACCGGATGGGTCTGGTTCGATGCCGGACGGGATGTTCAGAACAGCGCCGATACATCCCTGACCGTCAATGCCAAGAACTGGATTAAACTGGACAGCGGAATCCGCTTTACCGGCTCCGGCGATATTACGTTAAATGCCGACACCGACATTACAGTCAACTCGGCTGTTCAGACCGGCGGCACACTGAACCTGAACGCCGACCGCCATATCACCGTCAACGCCCCTCTGACCGCCGGCGGAAATATGAACCTGATTGCGGATAACAACCACGACGTCAACGGCGATTTGAAAACCTCTGCGGCGGCTCCGCTGACCGCCTCCGGCCATATTGACCTGAAAGGCAATGATATTGATCTGGGTGCGGCCGTGACGGCCGGCGGAAACCTGACTATCACAGGCCGGGATTGTCTGAATCCGGAACCGGTCTGGGGCAACATCCATGCCCGCAGCACCCTGACCGCCGGCGGCAATATTGAAATCTCCGTCACCGGCGAAGAAGAACTCTATCAGTGGGTTCCGACCGGCTACTACTCCGGCTATTATATCACAACAATCCGATACAACCCCGGCACGATTACGCTGGACGGCGACGTGACCGCCGGCGGAAACATCGCCCTGTACAATGACACCTATGCGACCAATGTGACCGGAAACGGCGTGACCCTGCAGGCCGGCGGCGATATCCTGCTGAAAAATGACGGAATCCCCAGCTCGGAAAAAGACAACTGCACCCTGCTGCAGGGCGAACACTATCTGGCCCTGATTGCCGGCGGTCAGATTCAGGCCGAAAACACCCTCATTCAGGTGACCGGCAGCACGCTCAAACTTCAGCAGACGCCGGACCTGAATCTGAAAAACTTCACCTTCGGCAATCAGAACAACACCGATCTGATTGCCAACAGCACAGGCGGCTCCGTCATCATAGTTGATGCCGCCAACGGCGGAAAAAACCAGAATGCCGCCGACCAGTGGAAATCCATCGAATCCACAGCTCAGCAAAACATCACCCTCCAGGGCAGCGGAGATATTCGAACCAAGACGCTGCGGGCCTATGAAGGCAGCATCCAGGTCACGTCCTCCAACGGCGACATTCTCGGCTCGGAAACGATTGCCGCTGACCGCGGGAATATTACCCTCCAGGCCAAAGACGACATCATTCTGGCCAAAGACGTCACCGCCGGCGGCAACATCAAAATGTCCGCCTCCGACTATACCATTTATCTGGGAGGCAACACGACGGCGGCCGGATATGTCTGGCTGACCGCCAATACGCGTCTGAACGGCACCGGCGACCAAAAAATTCAGGCCGGCACCTGGATGCGGGCGGACGGCTCTGTCCGCAAGACAACCGCCGGCGATTTGAATCTGGCCGGCGGCAGCGGAATCTACCTGGCCGACGATGTCAGCACCGTCTGGGGAGACCTGATTTTTGAAAATCCCGTCATCGCCTTTGGACTCGGGCATCAGACGTTTGATGCGGACGGCAGCGGGAAAAAACTGACTGCAAAGGGTTCTATTCAGAAAACAAGAGCCGGCGATTTGACGCTCGACGGCGGCTGGAACGCCGGATATGAGATTGAACTGGGCGGCGACGTGACGGTCAGCAGCGGCAGTCTGTATCTCGGCGAGAACGGCACCTTCCACGACAAAACGCTTGCCGCCGCCGGCAGCAGACTCCAGGCCGCTAAAGGCGATATCCGCGCCGCCAATACCCTGACCGGTCTGGGTGATCTGACGCTTCAGGCGGGGGATGATATTCTGGTTTACGGCGACCTGAACGCCGCCGGACATCTGGCGATGCAGTCGGGCATGGTTGCCGGCCAGGCCTCCGAGATGACGGTCTATGGAAATGTCACCGCCGCCGGTATGAATCTGCGGGCCGGAAACGGGGCACTGGACGGCTACCTTTTGGATACCATTACCATCCACGGCGACACCCAGGCCCTCCGCGGCAGCATCGATATGATTTCCGATGACCATATCCGGCTGGACGGACAGGTCTTTGCCGCCGGTCACATCGGACTGTATGCCAACGCCGACAAATCCAAAGGCGGGCAAATCGGTGATGTTCGGGTCGGCGGCGACCTGACTGCAGGCCGACACATTCAAATCGACGCTGCCGAGAACACGATTTATCTGGGCGGCAGCGCCTATGCGATTGACTATATTCACCTGATGGCCAATACAAAGCTGAACGGCTTCGGCGACCAGGTTCTTCATGCCGGCCGCTACATTCAGGCCGACGGGTACGTCCGCAAATGCACCGCCGGCGACCTCTGGCTGTGGGGACTGGGCTTCAATGAGCTGTTCCGCTCGATCGACCTGCGGCACCAGAACAGCGGGCCGGCCCTGAGCACCCATCAGGGCAATCTGTGGGTCCTCGGCAAACACGATATTCAGATTGCCGGCGACATCACCACCTTCGGGCCGGACGGTTCGGGCTGGACTCCCACGGCCGGCTGCTTCTACGGCGTCTGGCCGACCGGCGGCGTGCTGCTGTACTCGATGACCGGACGTATCTACTCCGGCACTTCGGAGGGGCTGAATGTGAATATTACCGGCAGCTCCGACCACAAAGCCGGATTGGGTGTGGTCAACCCGCTCTACTACTTCAAAAACGGCTCCCAGGTCGAGCAGTTCGACCGGCTGGCGATTGCGGTTATCAGCGAGGAGAACCTTGTTCTCGGCCCCTCCGGCTCTCTGAACGCCTTCGGCAGATACTACAGCGATGTGGATGACCGGGATACCCTTTTCCTGCTCGACAGTCCGGCGGAAATCGGCGGCTATGACCGCAACCCGGGTGTACCTTTTGATGCAGCCGTCTATCTGGCCAGCACGGCCGGCAATGTTCAAATGGATATGAAAACCCGGATTCGCTCTTGCGAAGACGCACCTGTTCTTCCCGTCGCCCTCGCGGATGAAAGCCCTGACGGAATGGTGCCGGTCGAAGAAACCGTGCAGCTTGTGTCCAAAGGTGCGATGGTTATCGACGCCTATGATTCTGTTCTTCCCTTCGGGACAGACTTCAGGATTTCGCTGGCCGGCAACGGCATCACCAGTGATGTCGGCGACCGCCTCGAGGTTGTCTCCCGCATCACCGAATGGCGGGCGGACGCCTATGGTCGTCTGCCGTATGCCGACCCGGCGGAAGGGGAAGGCCCGTTCCCGGCCGGATACAACTATGTCCTCCGCGGAGCCGGTCTGGAAAACCCGGAGATTACGGACGGTCGGGCCTGGGTTTTTGATGAGCCGGAAACGCCGGTGCCTGCCGGCGAAGTCGCTCCGCTCTATCGGCCGGAAGAACCGCGTCTGGGCGGCTGTCCGGTGGAGATGGACGCGGCGGCGGCGGAGCTGGGCATTCATTCCGACCAGCTCCAGGTGGCGATTGCCAACTCGCTGGCCCTGAACCCGACCCTAAACCCCTGCAGTGCCTGTGCTCAGCTGATTGGCGCTGCCAATATCCTCAAGGACAGCGAGCGGATGGCGGCTGTTGCAGCCGTTTTCGAGCAGATTGCCCCGGCGGATATGCCCTTCACGCCTGAAATGGGTGCGGTCATTGCTTCAGCCTTTGCCCAGCAGGCCCAAACCGACACACGGTACGCCTCTGCAATGGAGTTTGTGGATGCGTTTGTTCGGTACGTCACCATCCTCGATCGTCAGCTTCAGGCCCCCATCGGCGACCCGGTGGCCTTCGCCCTGAACCGATACGGCAGCTCGCTGATGAGCCGCAACAGCAACATTGCGGCCTATCTGCTGATGCAGATTCAGCAGTAA
- a CDS encoding saccharopine dehydrogenase family protein, translated as MAKVLIIGAGGVGNVVVKKCAQVPQVFSEIVLASRTKAKCDKIASEVSRPIVTEQVDADDAKQVAALIQKHRPELVINVALPYQDLPIMEACLATRTHYLDTANYEPKDEAKFEYKWQWAYHDRYAKAGIMALLGSGFDPGVTNVFCAYAQKHFYDEIHYVDIVDCNAGEHGHPFATNFNPEINIREITQKGKYWENGRWVEIEPMSIRKDIDYPEVGPRASYLLYHEELESLVKHIRGLKRIRFWMTFGEQYLTHLRVLQNVGMTRIDPVEFEGHKIIPLQFLKAVLPDPGSLGVTYKGKTCIGCIFDGVKGGKRRQMMIYNVCDHAECYREVGAQAVSYTTGVPAMIGAKMMLEGKWKGAGVFNMEQFDPDPFMEDLNRYGLPWKVLDGKTLEG; from the coding sequence ATGGCGAAAGTGTTGATTATCGGTGCCGGCGGAGTGGGGAATGTAGTCGTAAAAAAATGTGCCCAGGTGCCGCAGGTTTTCAGCGAAATTGTGCTGGCCAGCCGGACCAAAGCCAAATGTGATAAGATTGCTTCGGAAGTCAGCCGTCCGATTGTCACCGAACAGGTAGATGCGGATGACGCCAAACAGGTTGCTGCGCTGATTCAAAAGCACCGACCGGAGCTGGTCATTAACGTCGCACTGCCGTATCAGGATTTGCCGATTATGGAGGCGTGCCTGGCGACGCGGACCCATTATTTGGATACGGCCAACTATGAGCCCAAGGACGAGGCGAAGTTCGAGTACAAATGGCAGTGGGCCTATCATGACCGCTATGCGAAGGCGGGGATTATGGCTCTGCTGGGAAGCGGTTTTGACCCGGGTGTGACAAATGTATTCTGCGCCTATGCCCAGAAGCATTTCTATGATGAAATTCACTACGTGGATATTGTGGATTGCAATGCGGGCGAGCACGGGCATCCGTTTGCCACCAACTTCAATCCGGAGATTAATATTCGGGAGATTACGCAGAAGGGCAAATACTGGGAGAACGGCCGGTGGGTTGAGATTGAGCCGATGAGCATCCGCAAGGATATTGACTATCCGGAGGTTGGGCCGCGGGCATCGTATCTGCTTTATCACGAGGAACTGGAGTCGCTGGTCAAGCACATTCGGGGCCTGAAGCGGATTCGGTTCTGGATGACCTTCGGCGAGCAGTATTTGACGCATCTGCGGGTGCTGCAGAATGTCGGAATGACGCGGATAGACCCGGTGGAATTTGAAGGGCACAAGATAATTCCGCTGCAGTTTCTGAAGGCCGTTTTGCCGGACCCGGGCTCGCTGGGCGTTACATACAAGGGCAAGACGTGCATCGGGTGCATCTTTGACGGGGTCAAAGGCGGCAAGCGCCGGCAGATGATGATTTACAACGTATGCGACCACGCGGAATGCTACCGCGAAGTCGGCGCGCAGGCGGTGTCCTACACAACCGGTGTGCCCGCTATGATTGGAGCCAAGATGATGCTCGAGGGCAAATGGAAGGGAGCAGGGGTCTTTAATATGGAGCAGTTTGACCCCGACCCGTTTATGGAGGATTTGAACCGGTACGGTCTGCCGTGGAAAGTGCTGGACGGCAAGACACTGGAGGGCTGA
- a CDS encoding SpoVG family protein: protein MEISEVRVKLVANQDDRLKAFCSMTLDNEFVVRDIKIIEGAGGLFVAMPSRKMSDHCGKCGGKNSLKAKFCSNCGAKLQDNRVKQDQQGRMKLHADIAHPINAACRKKIQDAILAAYHQEVEKSKQPGYQPVDLDTPEPD from the coding sequence ATGGAAATCAGCGAAGTCAGAGTCAAACTTGTGGCCAATCAGGACGATCGGCTGAAGGCGTTCTGCTCGATGACGCTCGATAATGAGTTTGTCGTGCGGGACATCAAAATTATTGAAGGAGCGGGGGGGCTTTTTGTGGCGATGCCGTCCCGGAAGATGTCCGATCACTGCGGCAAATGCGGCGGGAAAAACAGCTTAAAGGCCAAATTCTGCAGCAATTGCGGTGCTAAACTGCAGGACAACCGCGTCAAGCAGGACCAGCAGGGACGGATGAAGCTTCATGCGGATATTGCTCACCCCATTAATGCGGCCTGCCGGAAAAAAATTCAGGATGCCATTCTCGCGGCTTATCATCAGGAAGTAGAAAAATCCAAACAGCCGGGGTATCAGCCGGTGGATTTGGATACGCCGGAGCCGGATTAA
- the ispE gene encoding 4-(cytidine 5'-diphospho)-2-C-methyl-D-erythritol kinase has product MDAAAEQYGQFEQKENGLLVRAPAKINLSLLVAGKRADGYHELETVMAKIDWMDELLLEPSDSDGIELICQGAYAVPEGPDNLVWKAWQQVCGHIGRPLPVRITLCKNIPAGTGLGSGSSDAAAALLGLNRFFELNLPESVIHDMACRLGSDVAFFLNGPTAFCTGRGEKIKKILDFPDFQVLLIVPNISVSTKRVYENYKHEPALFDSLRMQINAALSKKSIDSLAQICANMLQTSCFHLHRELADLKGEVERLCARKVCLSGSGSAMFMLFEKDCDAKIQTCRQLLDRNLGILCRIVNNNRW; this is encoded by the coding sequence ATGGATGCAGCGGCGGAGCAGTACGGTCAGTTCGAACAAAAAGAAAATGGGCTTCTGGTGCGGGCGCCCGCAAAAATCAATTTGTCGCTGCTGGTGGCCGGCAAACGGGCGGACGGCTATCACGAGCTGGAAACGGTGATGGCCAAGATTGACTGGATGGATGAACTGCTCTTGGAGCCGTCTGACAGTGATGGAATCGAATTGATTTGCCAAGGGGCTTATGCGGTTCCGGAAGGGCCGGACAATCTGGTCTGGAAGGCCTGGCAGCAGGTTTGCGGCCATATCGGAAGGCCGCTGCCTGTGCGGATTACGCTGTGCAAGAATATCCCGGCAGGGACGGGGCTGGGAAGCGGCAGCAGTGATGCGGCGGCGGCTTTGCTGGGCCTCAATCGTTTTTTTGAGCTGAATCTGCCGGAATCCGTAATTCACGATATGGCGTGTCGCCTTGGGAGTGATGTAGCCTTTTTTCTGAATGGGCCGACGGCTTTCTGCACCGGAAGGGGCGAAAAAATCAAAAAAATCCTTGATTTTCCGGATTTTCAGGTTCTTTTGATTGTTCCAAACATAAGTGTTTCTACAAAAAGGGTTTATGAAAATTATAAACATGAGCCGGCCCTTTTCGACTCCCTTCGTATGCAAATAAATGCGGCACTTTCAAAAAAGAGTATTGATTCTCTGGCCCAAATATGCGCAAATATGCTTCAGACAAGCTGTTTCCATCTGCACAGGGAGCTGGCGGACCTGAAGGGCGAGGTTGAGCGGCTCTGTGCACGAAAGGTCTGTTTGAGCGGAAGCGGTTCGGCGATGTTTATGCTCTTTGAAAAAGACTGCGACGCCAAAATCCAAACCTGCCGGCAACTCCTTGACAGGAATCTCGGCATCCTTTGCCGGATTGTCAACAACAATAGATGGTAA